CCAGGCGGGGGTAGCGGTCATTTTGTCTCGTCCATTCCGGCCGCGCTTGTCGTCGGCCCGTTCTTCCCTAAAGAGGAAAGCGCGTTCCCGACAAGCGCGGGACGAACGGAGTTGCAGTGAATCAGTCGATCGTCCCCGACAGCGAAGCGCGCGGCCTGCTCGCGCGCCTGCCGGAAACCCCGCGAATCCTGGCCTCGCTGGCCCGACTCGACCGGCCGATCGGTTGGTGGCTGCTGTTCTGGCCGGGCGCCTGGGCCGTGGCGCTGGCGGGTGGCGCCTTTGTCCGCTGGCCGCTGATCCTCTGGCTGCTGCTCGGCAGCATCGCGATGCGCGGCGCGGGCTGCGTCTTCAACGATATCGTCGACCGTGACCTCGACGCGCGGGTCGCCCGCACCGCCGCCCGGCCGCTCGCCAGCGGGGCGATGTCGGTGAAGGTCGCCTGGGTCTGGCTGCTCGCGCTCTGCCTGATCGGCCTCGTCGTCCTGTTCCAGCTCAGCGGCTATGCGCAGGTCGTGGCCTTGGGCTCGCTGGCGCTGGTCGCGGCCTATCCCTTCATGAAGCGGATCACCGGCTGGCCGCAAGTCTGGCTCGGCATCGTCTTCTCCTGGGCGGCGCTGGTCGGCTGGAGCGAGATTGCCGGCGCGCTGACCCTGCCGGGCCTGTGCCTCTATGCCGGCTGCATCTTCTGGGTGCTGGGCTATGACACCATCTATGCGCTGCAGGACCGGGAGGATGACGCGCTGATCGGCATCGGCTCCAGCGCCTTGTCGATGGGCCGCCATGTCCGGGGCGGGGTGACGCTCTGCTATCTCGTCGCGCTTGCGCTGTGGGCCAGCGCCATCTGGCAGGTCCGGCCGCAGCTGCTGGCGCTGGTCGCGCTGGCGCCGATGGCCGCCCATCTGCTCTGGCAGGTCGGCACGCTGAAGGAAGACGGCACCGATCCGCTCGTCAAATTCCGGTCCAATCGTTTTGCGGGATTGCTGATGTTCCTTGCCTGTCTGGTCGTCGGGAGTGCCGGCGCATGAGCATCACCGGCCTGCCCACCCCCGGTGAGGATTGCTGGCGCATCGAACAGGCGGTGCGCGCCAGCGTGATCGTCGATGCCGACGCCTATTTTCGTCATGCCCGTGCCGCGATGCTGAAGGCGAAGAAGCGGATCATGCTGATCGGCTGGGATTTCGACGCCGCGATCAGCCTGATCCGCGAAGACCAGGCCGATGATGGCGCGCCGGTGGTGATCGGCGACTTCATCAGCTGGCTGGTGGAACGCACGCCGGACCTGGAAATCTATCTGCTGCGCTGGGACATGGGCGCGATGAAGTCGATGGTCCGGCCGACCAACCTCTTCACCACGCTCAAATGGATGGCGCATCCGCGTGTCACGGTGAAGCTGGACGGCCATCATCCGCCCGCCGCCTCGCACCATCAGAAGATCGTCGTGATCGACGATTGCTTCGCCTTTTGCGGCGGCATCGACATGACCGGTGACCGCTGGGACACGCGCCATCATCGTGATGAGGATCCCGGTCGCCGCCATCCCGACGGCTCGCCCTATGGCCCCTGGCACGATGCGACGACCGCCTTGCAGGGGCCGGTGGCGATGGCGCTGGGCGACCATGCCCGCGCCCGCTGGGTCGGTGCGGGCGGCGATGAACTGGCCCCGGTCGAGGGCGAATATGATTGCTGGCCCGATGCGCTGCCGGTCCATTTCGAGCATGTCGACGTCGCCATCGCCCGCTCCGCGCCAAAGATGGACGATCAGGAGGAACTGATCGAGATCGAGCAGCTCTATCTCCACCAGATCGGGGCCGCCCGGCACTGCATCTATGCCGAAAGCCAATATTTCGCCTCGCGCCGCATTGCCGAGGCGATCGCCAGGCGGCTGGGTGATCCGGACGGGCCGGACATCGTCATCATCAACCCGCTCCAGGCCGATGGCTGGCTGGAACAGCAGGCGATGGACACTGCCCGAGCCCGCCTGTTCGAAGCGCTCAAGGCGCGCGACCCGCATGGCAAGCTGCGCATCTATCACCCCTTCACCACGCGCGGCGCGCCCATCTATGTCCATGCCAAGGTCTTGATCGTCGACGATCGACTGATCCGCGTCGGATCGTCCAACATGAACAACCGTTCGATGCGGCTCGACACCGAATGCGACGTGGTGATCGACACCGCGCTGCCCGGCAATGATGGCCGGCAGGAAACCATTCTCGCCATTCGCGACGACCTGATCGCCGAGCATCTCGATTTGCCGCGCGAGCGCGTGTCGGCGGTGATCGCCCAGCGCGGCCTGATCGCCGCGATCGAGGAATTGCGCACCAAGCCCGGCCGCACCCTGCGCCCCTATGAGGTGCCGGACCTTGCCGATGTCCAGGCCTGGCTCGCCGACAATGAGGTGCTCGATCCCGAAGGGCCGGATGAGATGTTCGAGCCGGTCAGCGAACGCGGCCTGTTCCGCCGGATGAAGGGCTGGTTCGGCCGGAGCTAGAGCATTCTGAAGTCGGCTGGAACAGCCGACGACTCGCAGAATGCGGCAATCAAAAGAAAATTAGAGCATCCTCCAATTCAACCTAATCAGAGGATGCTCTA
The sequence above is drawn from the Sphingobium sp. AP49 genome and encodes:
- the ubiA gene encoding 4-hydroxybenzoate octaprenyltransferase — translated: MNQSIVPDSEARGLLARLPETPRILASLARLDRPIGWWLLFWPGAWAVALAGGAFVRWPLILWLLLGSIAMRGAGCVFNDIVDRDLDARVARTAARPLASGAMSVKVAWVWLLALCLIGLVVLFQLSGYAQVVALGSLALVAAYPFMKRITGWPQVWLGIVFSWAALVGWSEIAGALTLPGLCLYAGCIFWVLGYDTIYALQDREDDALIGIGSSALSMGRHVRGGVTLCYLVALALWASAIWQVRPQLLALVALAPMAAHLLWQVGTLKEDGTDPLVKFRSNRFAGLLMFLACLVVGSAGA
- a CDS encoding phospholipase D-like domain-containing protein, which translates into the protein MSITGLPTPGEDCWRIEQAVRASVIVDADAYFRHARAAMLKAKKRIMLIGWDFDAAISLIREDQADDGAPVVIGDFISWLVERTPDLEIYLLRWDMGAMKSMVRPTNLFTTLKWMAHPRVTVKLDGHHPPAASHHQKIVVIDDCFAFCGGIDMTGDRWDTRHHRDEDPGRRHPDGSPYGPWHDATTALQGPVAMALGDHARARWVGAGGDELAPVEGEYDCWPDALPVHFEHVDVAIARSAPKMDDQEELIEIEQLYLHQIGAARHCIYAESQYFASRRIAEAIARRLGDPDGPDIVIINPLQADGWLEQQAMDTARARLFEALKARDPHGKLRIYHPFTTRGAPIYVHAKVLIVDDRLIRVGSSNMNNRSMRLDTECDVVIDTALPGNDGRQETILAIRDDLIAEHLDLPRERVSAVIAQRGLIAAIEELRTKPGRTLRPYEVPDLADVQAWLADNEVLDPEGPDEMFEPVSERGLFRRMKGWFGRS